The following coding sequences are from one Aminivibrio sp. window:
- the rplN gene encoding 50S ribosomal protein L14: MIQLTTVLNVADNSGAKKLFCIQVLGGSKRRFGTIGDVIVASVREAIPNSNIAKGSVVKAVIVRTKKEIRRADGSYVRFDDNAAVIIDNNGDPKGTRIFGPVGRELRAKKYMRILSLAPEVV; encoded by the coding sequence ATGATTCAGTTGACGACTGTTCTCAATGTGGCTGACAACTCCGGTGCGAAGAAGCTTTTCTGCATCCAGGTTCTCGGCGGAAGCAAGAGAAGGTTCGGCACCATCGGCGACGTGATCGTGGCGTCCGTCCGCGAGGCCATTCCCAACAGCAATATCGCGAAGGGATCGGTGGTCAAGGCGGTCATCGTCCGGACAAAGAAGGAAATCCGAAGGGCCGACGGTTCGTACGTCCGCTTTGACGACAACGCCGCGGTGATCATCGACAACAACGGTGACCCCAAGGGAACCCGAATCTTCGGGCCGGTGGGACGGGAACTGAGAGCGAAGAAATACATGCGCATCCTCTCCCTCGCCCCGGAAGTTGTGTAA
- the rplR gene encoding 50S ribosomal protein L18 → MKMKSRSVMREIRHARLRKQVSGTAAKPRMAVFHSLSHIYVQFIDDEAGHTLAAASTVEPAVRSALAGTCNMEAAKAVGKIAAERALAKGITSVVFDRGGHMFHGKVKALAESAREAGLKF, encoded by the coding sequence ATGAAAATGAAAAGCAGAAGCGTCATGCGCGAAATTCGTCACGCCAGGCTTCGCAAACAGGTGTCCGGCACGGCCGCCAAGCCCAGAATGGCTGTTTTCCACAGCCTCTCCCATATCTATGTCCAGTTCATCGATGATGAAGCCGGACATACCCTTGCGGCAGCCTCCACGGTGGAACCGGCCGTAAGGAGCGCCCTCGCCGGAACGTGCAATATGGAAGCCGCCAAGGCAGTCGGGAAAATTGCTGCTGAACGCGCTCTCGCCAAGGGCATCACGTCGGTGGTCTTTGACAGGGGCGGGCATATGTTCCACGGCAAGGTAAAGGCTCTGGCGGAGTCCGCCCGCGAAGCCGGCCTGAAGTTCTAA
- the rpmC gene encoding 50S ribosomal protein L29: protein MEAKNLRDLTIEELNEKHRQYKEELFNLRFQNAIGQLQNTGRIKAVKKTIARVLTVVREKQMAGEQSAGRR from the coding sequence ATGGAAGCCAAGAATCTGCGCGATCTTACGATCGAAGAACTGAACGAGAAGCACAGGCAGTACAAGGAAGAGCTGTTCAACCTGCGGTTCCAGAACGCCATAGGACAGCTTCAGAACACAGGCAGGATAAAAGCTGTGAAGAAGACGATCGCCAGGGTACTGACGGTTGTCCGAGAGAAACAGATGGCCGGCGAGCAGTCCGCCGGAAGGAGGTAG
- the rpsC gene encoding 30S ribosomal protein S3, whose protein sequence is MGQKVHPIGFRLGVVKEWESKWYAGGKDYAKNLHEDIALRKYIAKKWEHAGISRIEIERVGNVIRFTVWTSRPGVVIGRGGAEIQVMKDDLQAKTGAKIMINVQEIKNPDVEAQLVAVGVASALERRVSFRRAMKQSIFRAMKGGAKGIKISTAGRLGGAEIARTEWYNEGQLPLSTIRADIDYGFAEARTMYGVIGVKVWIYRDKENERPAQAPRQSRKRG, encoded by the coding sequence GTGGGACAGAAAGTTCACCCAATCGGATTCCGTCTTGGAGTCGTCAAAGAATGGGAGTCCAAGTGGTATGCAGGCGGTAAGGATTATGCGAAGAATCTTCACGAGGACATCGCGCTTCGGAAGTACATCGCGAAGAAGTGGGAGCATGCGGGCATTTCCCGTATTGAAATAGAAAGGGTCGGCAATGTCATCCGTTTCACGGTTTGGACCTCCCGGCCCGGTGTAGTGATCGGACGGGGCGGGGCCGAGATTCAGGTCATGAAAGACGACCTTCAGGCCAAAACCGGCGCCAAGATCATGATCAACGTCCAGGAGATCAAAAACCCGGACGTGGAGGCTCAGCTCGTGGCAGTGGGCGTCGCCTCCGCTCTCGAGAGAAGGGTTTCCTTCCGGAGGGCGATGAAGCAGTCCATCTTCCGTGCCATGAAGGGCGGAGCCAAGGGAATCAAGATTTCCACCGCCGGCCGTCTCGGCGGAGCGGAAATCGCCCGGACGGAATGGTACAACGAGGGGCAGCTTCCGCTCTCCACCATCCGCGCCGACATCGATTACGGGTTTGCCGAGGCCCGCACCATGTACGGAGTCATCGGAGTCAAGGTCTGGATTTACAGGGACAAGGAAAACGAGCGTCCCGCCCAGGCGCCCCGACAGTCCCGGAAAAGGGGGTAG
- the rpsH gene encoding 30S ribosomal protein S8 — protein MYVTDPIADMLARIRNANMVFHESVDVPSSKIKMEIARILKEAGYIKNYKVVSDPKKPYGSIRLFLSYGPNRERVIQGLRRISKPGRRIYVGHADLPKVMGGLGIAVISTSQGLKTDTEATQLGLGGEVLCYVW, from the coding sequence ATGTACGTTACCGATCCGATAGCGGATATGCTTGCGCGCATCAGGAACGCGAACATGGTTTTCCATGAGAGCGTCGATGTGCCTTCAAGCAAAATCAAGATGGAAATCGCCCGGATTCTCAAGGAAGCGGGCTACATCAAGAACTACAAGGTTGTCAGCGACCCGAAAAAGCCTTACGGTTCCATCAGGCTTTTCCTCTCCTACGGTCCCAACCGGGAGCGGGTCATTCAGGGGCTTCGCAGAATCAGCAAGCCCGGCAGGAGAATCTACGTCGGCCATGCCGATCTTCCCAAGGTCATGGGCGGGCTTGGAATCGCGGTCATTTCTACATCCCAGGGCCTCAAGACGGACACGGAAGCGACGCAGCTCGGCCTGGGCGGCGAAGTTCTCTGCTATGTCTGGTAA
- the rplX gene encoding 50S ribosomal protein L24, with amino-acid sequence MGKMRLKKGDRVRVISGKDKGKEGKILRSIPDRDLLVIEGVNMATKHVKPSQKNPKSGIVKQEGPIYACKVMLVCPSCGAATRVGRGYLDSGKKVRLCKACGEIVDQV; translated from the coding sequence ATGGGCAAGATGAGACTGAAAAAAGGTGACCGGGTCCGGGTCATCTCCGGAAAAGACAAGGGGAAAGAGGGGAAAATTCTCCGCTCGATTCCCGACAGGGACCTCCTGGTGATCGAGGGCGTCAACATGGCAACGAAACATGTGAAGCCCTCCCAGAAGAACCCCAAGTCCGGTATTGTGAAACAGGAAGGGCCGATCTACGCCTGCAAGGTCATGCTCGTGTGCCCCTCTTGCGGCGCTGCTACCCGCGTTGGTCGCGGCTACCTTGACAGCGGGAAAAAGGTCCGCCTGTGCAAGGCATGCGGCGAAATCGTGGACCAGGTGTAA
- a CDS encoding type Z 30S ribosomal protein S14: protein MARKAIKYKTTQPPKFAVRKYNRCPLCGRVHGYMRRFNMCRCCFRKLAREGKIPGVVKSSW from the coding sequence ATGGCAAGAAAGGCAATAAAGTACAAGACTACGCAGCCCCCGAAATTCGCGGTGAGAAAGTATAACAGGTGCCCGCTCTGCGGCCGTGTTCACGGATACATGAGACGATTCAACATGTGCCGGTGCTGCTTCAGAAAGCTCGCTCGCGAGGGAAAAATACCCGGCGTAGTGAAGTCTAGCTGGTAG
- the rpsQ gene encoding 30S ribosomal protein S17 — MEERKPHRKVRTGTVVSDKMDKTVVVRVTRYDEHPLYGKRIIRAKKYTAHDENNECRMGDLVTIGESRPLSKTKRWTLLEIVRRAPVFDSVEENGGEA; from the coding sequence ATGGAAGAGCGGAAACCTCACCGCAAGGTCCGGACCGGAACGGTCGTCAGCGACAAGATGGACAAGACCGTGGTCGTCCGGGTAACGCGGTATGACGAACATCCCCTCTACGGAAAGAGGATCATCAGGGCGAAGAAATACACCGCCCACGATGAAAACAACGAATGCAGGATGGGGGACCTTGTGACCATCGGTGAATCACGGCCCCTGAGCAAAACGAAGAGATGGACCCTTCTCGAGATCGTCCGGCGTGCGCCCGTGTTCGACTCGGTCGAGGAGAACGGCGGGGAGGCATAA
- the secY gene encoding preprotein translocase subunit SecY produces MIDSFRDAFRLPDLKRRILFSLGVLFVFRLGAHVPTPGIDAEAMSRLFDGGGVLGFLDIFAGGALRRFSIFALGVAPYINASIVMQLLVVIFPTLEKMQKEGEDGRKKIVQWTRYAAVLFALVQAVGMTFWLRSLGIFSGHLFDGIVVVSTVTAGSIAVMWLGEEISDHGIGNGISLLIFAGIVARVPEAVIQSWKMLMLGEMNALVLFLALLLMVGVIAGCIVLQEGQRRLPVQYAKRVVGNKIYGGQSTFIPLKVNQAGVIPIIFASSVLLFPYSVAKFFSGDIALFFQNIFAPGSFVYTILYVALIIFFSYFYTAVVFNPSDVANNMKKYGGFILGIRPGKPTSDYIEKVMSRITLGGAFFLAGVALVPNIMTQFMGINSFYFGGTAVLIVVGVALDTVHQIEGQLLMRHYEGILKRKDKAGGLLRF; encoded by the coding sequence GTGATCGATTCCTTCCGGGATGCCTTCAGACTGCCTGACCTGAAAAGAAGAATACTCTTCTCCCTCGGTGTGCTGTTCGTTTTCCGCTTGGGGGCCCACGTCCCGACGCCCGGGATCGACGCTGAGGCTATGTCCCGTCTGTTCGACGGCGGGGGAGTTCTCGGTTTTCTCGACATATTCGCGGGCGGCGCGCTGAGGCGGTTCAGTATCTTCGCGCTCGGCGTCGCCCCGTACATCAACGCGAGCATCGTCATGCAGCTGCTTGTGGTCATCTTCCCCACACTGGAAAAGATGCAGAAGGAAGGAGAGGACGGCAGAAAAAAGATCGTCCAGTGGACGCGCTACGCCGCCGTCCTCTTCGCTCTGGTTCAGGCGGTGGGCATGACCTTCTGGCTTCGCAGTCTCGGTATTTTCAGCGGTCATCTTTTCGACGGAATCGTGGTGGTATCTACAGTCACGGCGGGATCCATAGCCGTCATGTGGCTCGGTGAGGAAATCTCCGACCACGGTATCGGCAACGGCATCTCGCTCCTTATTTTCGCCGGTATCGTGGCCAGGGTTCCCGAGGCCGTTATCCAGAGCTGGAAAATGCTCATGCTCGGCGAAATGAACGCTCTCGTCCTCTTTCTCGCCCTTTTGCTCATGGTGGGCGTCATTGCGGGATGCATCGTGTTGCAGGAAGGCCAGAGACGGCTTCCCGTGCAATACGCGAAACGTGTGGTAGGCAACAAGATCTACGGCGGACAGAGCACCTTCATTCCCCTGAAGGTCAACCAGGCGGGGGTCATCCCCATCATTTTCGCCTCGTCGGTGCTCCTGTTCCCCTACTCTGTGGCGAAGTTCTTCTCTGGCGACATCGCCCTGTTCTTCCAGAACATCTTCGCCCCGGGAAGTTTTGTGTATACCATTTTATACGTGGCGCTCATCATCTTCTTCTCCTACTTCTACACCGCCGTGGTGTTCAACCCTTCGGACGTGGCGAACAACATGAAGAAGTACGGCGGCTTCATTCTCGGAATCCGGCCGGGCAAGCCCACGTCGGATTACATCGAGAAAGTGATGAGCAGAATCACTCTCGGCGGCGCGTTTTTCCTCGCCGGGGTGGCCCTCGTTCCGAACATCATGACCCAGTTCATGGGGATCAACAGCTTCTACTTCGGCGGAACGGCGGTACTCATCGTCGTCGGCGTTGCTCTCGACACTGTTCACCAGATTGAGGGGCAGCTGCTTATGCGGCACTATGAGGGAATTCTCAAGCGCAAGGACAAAGCCGGCGGACTACTTCGCTTTTAA
- the rplE gene encoding 50S ribosomal protein L5 gives MTPRFLEKYKNEVAGNLAKEFSYKNVMEIPRLRKIVVNIGVGEAKVDIKYMDVSMAELTAITGQRPLLKRAKKSVAGFKVRQGMPVACTVTLRGARMWEFLDRLISLALPSIKDFQGVSRRGFDGRGNYNLGLREQLIFPEINYDKVIRPRGMNVSIVTSAKTDEEAHALLRELGMPFNR, from the coding sequence ATGACCCCTCGTTTTCTCGAGAAATATAAAAACGAAGTCGCAGGCAATCTTGCGAAGGAATTCAGCTACAAGAACGTCATGGAGATCCCCCGCCTCAGGAAGATCGTGGTGAACATCGGGGTGGGCGAGGCAAAGGTCGACATCAAGTACATGGATGTCTCCATGGCGGAGCTCACGGCCATCACCGGGCAGCGTCCCCTTCTCAAGAGGGCGAAGAAGTCCGTGGCAGGCTTCAAGGTCCGCCAGGGAATGCCCGTAGCCTGCACCGTCACCCTTCGGGGAGCCCGTATGTGGGAATTCCTTGACAGGCTTATTTCCCTCGCCCTTCCGAGCATCAAGGACTTCCAGGGTGTGTCGCGGCGGGGATTCGACGGCAGGGGCAACTACAACCTCGGCCTTCGGGAGCAGCTCATTTTTCCGGAGATCAACTATGACAAGGTCATCCGCCCGCGCGGGATGAACGTGTCGATCGTAACGTCCGCGAAAACGGATGAGGAAGCCCATGCTCTGCTTCGCGAGCTGGGAATGCCCTTCAACCGGTAA
- the rpmD gene encoding 50S ribosomal protein L30 has protein sequence MAKLRITWKRSSIGRPEVQKRTVRALGLTKLNQTVEHDDTPQIRGMVNKVSHLVECVAVENEGGTLHELA, from the coding sequence ATGGCGAAGCTTAGAATCACTTGGAAGAGGAGTTCCATCGGCAGGCCCGAGGTCCAGAAGCGGACCGTCCGTGCCCTTGGCCTCACCAAACTCAACCAGACAGTAGAACACGACGACACTCCCCAGATCCGCGGCATGGTCAACAAGGTCAGCCACTTGGTGGAATGTGTTGCCGTGGAGAATGAGGGAGGGACACTCCATGAGCTTGCATGA
- the rplP gene encoding 50S ribosomal protein L16, with the protein MLMPSRVKYRKPFRRPLKGRAKGGATVAFGEYGLQSLDCAWITARQIEATRVAISRKMKKGGKIWIRIFPDHPFTKKPLETRMGKGKGSPEFWVAPVKRGRILFEIAGVPKEVVEEAFRTASHKLPVKVRIVAREGFGGE; encoded by the coding sequence ATGCTGATGCCGAGCAGGGTAAAATACCGCAAACCTTTCCGTCGTCCCCTCAAGGGACGGGCCAAGGGCGGGGCCACGGTGGCCTTCGGCGAGTACGGGCTTCAGAGCCTTGACTGCGCCTGGATTACCGCCCGCCAGATAGAAGCCACTCGTGTGGCCATTTCGAGAAAGATGAAGAAGGGCGGAAAGATCTGGATCCGGATTTTCCCCGATCACCCCTTCACCAAGAAGCCTCTCGAAACCCGAATGGGTAAGGGAAAGGGATCTCCGGAGTTCTGGGTCGCTCCTGTGAAGAGGGGCCGTATACTTTTCGAGATCGCCGGAGTTCCGAAAGAGGTCGTAGAGGAAGCTTTCCGCACAGCCTCTCACAAGTTGCCTGTCAAGGTGCGGATTGTCGCCCGAGAAGGTTTTGGTGGTGAATGA
- the rpsE gene encoding 30S ribosomal protein S5: MIRKKIDAKGMELTERVVAINRVSKVVKGGKRFKFSVLVVVGDGDRYVGVGMGKAKEISEAVRKGIDKAGKNLVELKRIGNTIPHPVNGEFGAASVLLKPAVPGTGVIAGGVVRAIMELGGVKDVVTKVIGRTSNAINVAWATMQALEEMRTPDEILRLRGKKTPEAAAE, translated from the coding sequence ATGATCAGGAAAAAGATAGATGCCAAGGGGATGGAACTTACCGAGCGCGTCGTGGCCATCAACCGGGTCAGCAAGGTTGTCAAGGGCGGCAAGCGCTTCAAGTTCAGCGTCCTCGTTGTGGTCGGCGACGGTGACCGGTACGTAGGAGTCGGCATGGGCAAGGCCAAGGAAATATCCGAGGCTGTCCGGAAGGGTATCGACAAGGCCGGCAAGAACCTCGTGGAGCTCAAGAGGATCGGGAACACCATTCCTCACCCGGTGAACGGTGAATTCGGAGCGGCATCGGTGCTTCTCAAGCCCGCCGTTCCCGGAACGGGAGTTATCGCAGGCGGAGTAGTTCGGGCCATCATGGAGCTCGGCGGAGTGAAGGACGTGGTGACCAAGGTCATCGGCCGGACCTCCAATGCAATCAACGTGGCCTGGGCGACCATGCAGGCTCTCGAAGAGATGCGGACCCCCGACGAAATTCTTCGGCTCAGGGGCAAGAAAACCCCCGAAGCCGCGGCGGAGTAG
- the rplO gene encoding 50S ribosomal protein L15 → MSLHELSPAPGARSKSKKRLGQGIGSGTGKTAGKGNKGQKARSGGGVRPGFEGGQMPMMRRIPKKGFNNARFAKEFQIVNVESLASRFEAGETVGFSEMYAARLVQKDNIPVKVLASGEIDKALTVRAQAFSAQAKAKIEAAGGKAEVI, encoded by the coding sequence ATGAGCTTGCATGAACTGAGCCCTGCACCCGGCGCCAGGAGCAAGAGCAAGAAAAGGCTCGGTCAGGGTATCGGAAGCGGAACTGGTAAAACGGCGGGAAAGGGCAACAAGGGACAGAAGGCCAGGAGCGGCGGCGGAGTACGGCCGGGCTTCGAGGGCGGACAGATGCCCATGATGCGCCGCATCCCCAAGAAGGGTTTCAACAACGCGAGATTCGCCAAGGAATTCCAGATCGTCAACGTTGAATCCCTTGCCTCCAGGTTTGAAGCGGGGGAGACGGTGGGCTTCTCCGAGATGTATGCAGCGCGCCTCGTCCAGAAGGACAACATCCCTGTGAAAGTACTTGCCTCGGGTGAAATTGACAAGGCGCTTACTGTGCGGGCCCAGGCGTTCAGCGCCCAGGCAAAAGCGAAGATCGAAGCAGCGGGTGGGAAGGCCGAGGTGATCTGA
- a CDS encoding adenylate kinase gives MRIILLGSPGAGKGTLAAEMSKKYSVAHISTGDIFRENVKNNTPLGREARYYMDAGKLVPDDIVNAMMEDRLREPDCEKGFILDGFPRTVPQAKALEKILEDLHLSLDGVVFLDVDEETVVKRLSGRRTCRSCGAIYNVAFRPSAKGDRCEKCGGELYQREDDSEEVIRKRLKVFYDQTAPVISYYEGKNMFVRLRSARNSHSLLEELEAAFGGTE, from the coding sequence ATGCGCATAATTCTTCTTGGCTCACCAGGGGCAGGTAAAGGAACACTCGCGGCGGAAATGAGCAAGAAATATTCTGTAGCGCATATCTCCACCGGGGACATTTTTCGCGAAAACGTGAAGAACAACACTCCGTTGGGCAGGGAAGCGCGGTACTACATGGACGCGGGCAAGCTCGTGCCGGACGACATCGTCAACGCAATGATGGAGGACAGGCTTCGGGAGCCCGACTGCGAGAAGGGATTCATCCTCGACGGTTTTCCACGGACGGTTCCCCAGGCGAAAGCCCTGGAGAAGATCCTGGAAGATTTGCATCTCAGCCTCGACGGAGTGGTGTTCCTTGACGTCGATGAAGAGACAGTGGTCAAGCGCCTCTCGGGGCGCAGAACATGCCGCTCCTGCGGAGCGATCTACAATGTGGCGTTCAGGCCGTCGGCAAAGGGAGACCGTTGCGAGAAGTGCGGCGGAGAACTTTACCAGCGGGAAGATGACAGTGAAGAAGTCATAAGGAAAAGGCTGAAGGTGTTTTATGACCAGACCGCGCCGGTGATATCCTACTACGAGGGGAAAAATATGTTTGTGAGGCTACGCTCGGCACGGAACAGCCATTCACTTCTCGAGGAACTCGAAGCGGCATTCGGCGGTACGGAATGA
- the rplF gene encoding 50S ribosomal protein L6 translates to MSRIGRKIIPLGPGVSIAVNDGAVTVQGPKGKLSTPTVPGIEIAVEDGHVVVSRQNEQKQTKSFHGMMRALIANMVTGVTAGFKKDLEIVGVGYRAQMQGKKLILNLGYSNPVEYEAPAGIDIAVDGPTKLSVAGIDKQAVGQVAAIIRGFRSPEPYQGKGIRYAGERIIRKAGKTGAK, encoded by the coding sequence ATGTCTCGAATCGGACGAAAAATCATCCCCCTTGGGCCGGGAGTGAGCATTGCCGTCAACGACGGCGCCGTGACCGTCCAGGGACCCAAGGGAAAGCTTTCGACTCCCACGGTACCCGGGATCGAGATCGCCGTTGAGGACGGACACGTCGTCGTCTCCCGGCAGAACGAGCAGAAGCAGACCAAGTCCTTTCACGGAATGATGAGGGCCCTCATCGCCAACATGGTGACCGGGGTGACCGCCGGATTCAAGAAGGACCTCGAAATCGTCGGCGTGGGATACCGCGCCCAGATGCAGGGGAAAAAGCTCATTCTGAACCTCGGCTATTCCAACCCCGTGGAGTACGAAGCTCCCGCGGGAATAGACATCGCCGTCGACGGTCCCACGAAACTTTCCGTGGCGGGAATTGACAAGCAGGCGGTGGGCCAGGTTGCGGCGATCATTCGCGGTTTCCGCTCTCCCGAACCCTACCAGGGCAAGGGAATCCGGTATGCCGGCGAGCGGATAATCCGCAAGGCCGGAAAGACCGGCGCCAAGTAA